The following coding sequences lie in one Apium graveolens cultivar Ventura chromosome 3, ASM990537v1, whole genome shotgun sequence genomic window:
- the LOC141715046 gene encoding uncharacterized protein LOC141715046 produces the protein MDGENQNNNENQGNNDEGGNVFDQLAETLAVLVNQQPKPNIVSQFKRLNPPTFDGATDPAIVEMWIQEMEKAFGLLGSNEEQKVTLAVYQLQGSAYDWWLMEKRKNETTNLEENHEPYTWARFKKALEDKYFPRTVRLQKERDFIRLQQGGRTVIEYEAEFAKLAKYASTLVADESSRARRLEEGLRSDIRNSVASFELQTYEAVLNKALVIERGLAESEKASGSWNKRRFTQTSGQSFQGGPLKKPHVYDNIGGQGDRETCTRCGKNHPDKVCHWNTGACFHCGEVGHKISNCPHNPPPPPRKEADNKMGKGRVFQLTGNDNYRN, from the coding sequence ATGGATGGAGAAAATCAGAACAACAATGAAAATCAGGGCAATAATGATGAAGGAGGAAACGTCTTTGACCAGCTGGCTGAAACTCTAGCTGTACTTGTGAATCAGCAACCGAAGCCCAACATCGTCTCTCAATTCAAGCGTTTGAACCCGCCAACTTTTGATGGAGCTACAGACCCGGCTATCGTTGAGATGTGGATCcaagagatggaaaaagctttcGGACTTCTGGGGAGCAATGAGGAACAGAAGGTGACCTTAGCTGTGTACCAATTGCAAGGAAGCGCTTACGACTGGTGGCTTATGGAAAAGAGGAAGAATGAGACGACAAATCTTGAAGAAAATCATGAACCGTACACTTGGGCAAGGTTCAAGAAGGCTTTAGAGGACAAGTACTTTCCGAGAACAGTTCGTCTGCAGAAAGAGAGGGACTTCATTCGACTTCAACAAGGTGGAAGAACCGTCATTGAATACGAAGCAGAATTTGCAAAGCTTGCGAAGTACGCGTCGACCCTAGTAGCAGATGAGAGCAGTCGAGCACGAAGATTAGAGGAGGGACTTCGAAGTGACATCAGGAATTCAGTGGCGTCGTTTGAACTTCAGACGTACGAGGCTGTCCTCAACAAGGCGTTAGTGATCGAAAGGGGCTTGGCAGAATCTGAAAAGGCGTCTGGCAGTTGGAATAAGAGGCGGTTCACTCAAACTAGTGGGCAATCTTTTCAAGGGGGACCACTCAAGAAGCCACACGTGTACGATAACATCGGGGGTCAAGGTGATCGAGAGACGTGTACCAGGTGCGGCAAGAATCATCCGGACAAAGTCTGTCATTGGAATACAGGTGCTTGTTTTCATTGCGGAGAAGTAGGACATAAGATTTCGAATTGTCCGCACAATCCGCCACCGCCACCAAGGAAGGAAGCAGATAACAAGATGGGCAAAGGACGTGTGTTTCAGCTGACAGGAAATGACAACTATCGCAATTAA